Part of the Imperialibacter roseus genome, GTCTCGTTTCATTTTTTTGAAGGAGTTGACCAATGTAGTTGTCGTGATCGAGGCCAAAGAAGGGCGAGGAGTTTTGGTGCAGAGCGGCCAATTCCCTTCCCAGTGTTTCTGCATAGCTGGTGGCTTTCCTGCCAGGCGCAAGGAACTCCAGTAGCAAGTAGCTTTTGCCTTCTGCGCTTCCAGTGTTGATTATTTCCGGCACCCGCACAGCACCTGTGCTTTGCAGGAGCTTCAGCCCCCTGGCTTCCACTTGAAACATGCCCGCTGGTGCGCTTTCGTTCCATTTCAGAAAAAATACGCCAGCCTTGCAGCTTAATTTGACCGTATTGTTGATACAGCCACCAGCCACAAAGCTAAAATCGATCTCTTCTGTCTCTACACCGGTACTTTGGAAGATGACCTTTTCGAAGAACGATTTAAAATGCTCATCAAACATTTAGAGGTTCTTTTCCCGGGCAATGCTGTCAATTAGTTTGTCGCTTGCCCGCCACAGCATATCGTACACTTCCTGGAAACCGTCCATGCCGCCGAAGTAGGGATCGGGCACGTCGAGGCTGTCACGTTCCTCATCAAATTCCCGCATCAGGTAAAAGTGGGGATGCTCCTTTTTGAAAACAGCGGCAATGTCTCTGTAGTTGTTTTGATCCATGGCGAGGACGTAGTCAAACTCGTGATAGTCTTCAATACGAACCTGCCGGGCTTTGTGGTCAATGGGCGTATTGTTGCCAATGGAACAGTCGATGGTACGTGGGTCGGGATCGGCCCCGATGTGGTACCTTGAAGTTCCTGCTGAGTCGGACGCTATCTGGGCGGACAGCCCCCGCTCTTTGAGCTGCCTGTTGAAAATTGCTTCCGCCATGGGTGACCGGCAAATATTCCCCAGGCATACAAAAAGTACCTTTATCATGCTCAAATATGGCCTTTTAAAATAAAATGAAAAAAAATAAATTATTTCCGAAAAGGGTGGTTACCTATCGGTGGTTTCCCGTATATACCTCTACATAACACAAATTTATTCATACACCTGTTTAACAGTAAAGAAAGCCTCTTGATCTTCAGGAGGCTTTTCTTCTTTTACGCCTTCGGCATAGCTGCATTATTTGTCACCGGCGAGAAAAAGCTCGACGATCCGATCACTTACATTTCCATACTTTGTAACAGAGGAGTTTGACAAAAGCACGAGAATCAAGCCTTCTTTGGGGTAGACCCGGAAGTCGGTAATGCCTCCCACTGAACCGCCTGTGTGGCCGAACCCTTTTCTGCCATTCTTTTCCCATACGCCCCAACCCACACCATACCCTGTTACTTTACCATCGGCCAACGCTTGGGAGGTAAGTAAGATCGAACGAACGCTGTCGCTGAGGAATGTTCCGGTGCGGTGAGCCTCCCCAAATTTGATCAAATCCTTCGTGCAGCTGATAAATCCTCCGCCAGCCCACTTGTAGCTGTTGTCGACGTAGGTGGCATTCACGATGTTGCCAAGGCTGTCGACGTCGTAAAACGATACACGGCCGGGAATGATTTTGTGGTTGATGTCGGGGGTAGTGTGTTCCATTTGAAGTGCTTCGAAGACATTTTTCTGCACAAACGGGAGAAAGTCCTCCCCACTTGCTCCCTCCACCACGGCGCTGAGCAGGTTGAATCCATAGCTGGAGTAAGAGTATTTCGTGCCAGGGGCAAACAGCAGTGTGTCGTCCCTGAAGATGTTTAGCCCTCCCATTACCGTTGGGTAGTAGGCAGCGCTCAGCATCTCCCGGCCCTGGTAATGTCGAATGCCGCCAATATGGCCGCCTACCTGCTTCACAGTGATGGGATATCTCTTTTCAGGGAAGTCGGGCACATAGGTTTGCACAGGTTGAGTAAGGTCAAGTTGACCGGCGTCCATCAGTGTGCCCATGGCAGCCGAGGTAATGGGCTTCGACACGCTACCAATTCTGAACAGTGAATAACCCGCTCTTACCGGCGCTTCATGCTCCAGATCGGCATAGCCAAAGCCTTGTGACCAAACGACTTCGCCGTTGATAGCGACAGCTACGTCGATCCCAGGCACTTTCTCGGCGGTCATCAGCGAGTCGATCATTCGGCTGCTTTCTGCAATGGCAGCTTCGTAAGGTGTGGAGGAGGTCTCGGGTTGCTGGCAACTGTAAGCGATACAGATGACAGCCCCGAAAATCAGAAGCAATTTTTTCATTATCCAATATAACCAAATTTGAAAGCAGGAGTCACCATTCACATCAAGCAATTAGCTAATGGCAAGAAATGCTTCGAATTCCCGGGACAAATGGTTATCTTCAATGAAACCTATTTAAACAGATATGCAGAGAAGATCATTTGTAGCTACTACCGGAGCGGCAGTTGCTGGCTCCATGTTGGTGAATCCCATGAATGCCTTTGCCCGGCGGGCAAAAAGGAAAGTCGTCATGGTTGGTACAGGGTCAAGAGGAATTGGCTTCTGGGGGAAGAGGGTTGTTAACAGCTATGGTGACGACCTTGAGTTTGTTGGGCTGCATGACGTGAACAAAGGGCGGATGGACCTGGCCAAAAACGAATTCGCACCCAATGCTAAGATGTTCGACAACTTCGACGACATGCTTGACAAGACCAAGCCTGATCTGGTGATTGTCACCACCATGGATTCTACCCACCATGAGTTTGTTATCAAATCGCTGAACAAGGGCTACAACGTGCTCACGGAAAAGCCCATGACGACCGACGACGTTAAATGCCAGGCGATTCTGGATGCGGAGCGGAAGTCGGGCAAAAAGGTGATTGTTGGCTTTAACTACCGGTATTCCACTTTGGCCACGGCCATCAAGCAGCAACTGGCAGACAATGTAGCCGGGAAGCTTACCTCGGTGGACTTCCACTGGTACCTGAATGTGTACCACGGGGCCGATTACTTCCGCCGCTGGCATCGCCTGACTGAGAACAGCGGCAGTCTTTGGGTCCACAAGGCCAGTCATCATTTTGACCTCCTCAACTGGTGGATCGATTCTGACCCTATTGAAGTGGTGGCATTTGGAGAACTGGAGCATTATGGCAAGAACCACACAGCATTCAAGCACACCAACTGCCGCCCATGCCCCCACAAAAGCAACTGCAAGTTTTATTGGGACATGACCAAGAGCAAAAACCTGATGAGTTTGTATGCTGACAACGAAAAATATGACGGCTACCTGAGAGATGGCTGCGTTTGGAAAGACGACATCAATATCTACGACAAAATGAGTGCTCAGATCAAATACGCTAATGGAGTGGTGGTGAACTATTCGCTGACTACCTATTCGCCTTACGAGGGCTGGCGTGTGGCATTCAACGGCATGGAAGGCAGGCTCGACAGCTGGGAGGATATTCCATGGCAGCAGGGCAAAGACGAGGTAGACCAGGCCAACCGCCATGAGCTGGAAATGACCCAGGGCAAAAAAGAAGAGGCTGAGGAGTTTGACCAGATGATGGTGATGAAGAATTTTGCCGACTATCAGCAGATCAAAGTGCCAAGAGTGAGAGCAGGTCATGGTGGGGGCGACAGCCGACTACAAGACAGGATTTTCAAAGATCCGAATGCGCCTGATCCACTGCGCCATGCGGCCGGTAGCCGGGATGGGGCCATGGCCGTGCTGATTGGTGTGGCTGCCCGAAAAAGCATAGAGCAAGGCAATAAGAAGATCAAGATTGCCGACCTGACAGATTTGAAACCCAGCGTAAAGCGGCTTTAATAGTTAATGTATGAAGGCGGGGCTTACGCTGTAAGCCTTGCCTTAAAAATCGGCCTGATGGCGAGCCAAATCAGTGGAGGCAGCCCTGCGCTTAATATAACAGCAATAGTTGGGTTCTCTGTCCCAGCACTTCCAATAAAGGCAAAAACAAACCCCATGGGAATGGCACTGCTGGCCAGCGCCAGGTGGAAACTATCTAATATGCAAGAATACGAACTTACAAAGAGTGAGTTGGGGGAAGCCCAGAGAATTCGTGTGGCTGTGCGAAAGGGAGCGGAGTATGGTCGATGTTTTTTTCAATCATGTAGCAAGCCCCCAATTAGGTCTCATGTAGTTCAGGAGAATGGGCCACTTCGTGATATCTCTGTCGGGGGTAAAATTATACAATTGTCCTCAAAGCCGATGATCAGGGCTGGTGTTCGCCCGCCGGGCTATTACGAGTTTGTTGAATGCGACATAGGAGCAAGGTTTGGAGATGTGGCTACGTTTTATGGATTCTGCAATGTTCATGATCCTTTGCTCTTTGAGTCAATCGAGCCAAAAGGCTACGGAGCCAAGGTCGATTGGCGTTGCTATAGAAACCAGATATTACAGTGTTATCGGATATTTTGTAATGAACTTTATAAGCAAGAGTATAACCTTAAATGGTATGATGAAATGTTTAAATCTACCATTCTTTCTGAACAAGCAAAAAATACTTTTAGGCAACGCTATCGCAATTTTTTACTTTCGATTGCCCATGCAAGATTTTTGAAATCACAATTCGAAATGGATTTGTTTGCCGGTACAAAATCCTTTATTACTCACGTATTTGAGATTCCTCTAGTACCTATATGTGCAGCGATATCTTATGTTGTCCCTACATTGTATTCGATTACAACTGTAGAAATGAACCAGTTCTTGCAGGGGGGATTGCGGCGACCAGAATCTGCTTATAACTTTGTTAACGTATTTCCTAGTAGTAAGTCCTTGGTAGTTATTCTTGCTACATCTGGTGATGCCACACTACCTAATCGAATGGATTTAGATATAATTGGGAAGATGTCAGAGTGGGAAAAGATGCTGCTAGTTAGTCGACTTATCCTTGTCCATGGAGAAACCTGGATGATTTCGCCCAAAACTTTTTATAACTGGCAAAAGAGTGGTTTTGATAAGTTTGTTATAGATACAGTAGATTTTTACTTTCCGTTGGATAGGAAAAATTTACCACTAATCGCAAATATCTTTGACCGCCGCAGAGCTGGCTCCCTTCCTTTAACTCTAGAATAGGGCCTTAGGTTATTGCATCTTCTGTCATTTCAACAAGCGCAAAGCTTACAGCTTAAGCCTCGCTTTAAATATCGGCCTGATGGCGAGCCAAATCAACGGAGGCAGCCCTGCGCTTAATATCACTGCAATGGTTGGGTTCTCTGTCCCAGCACTTCCAATAAAGGCAAAAACAAACCCCATGGGAATGGCACTGCTGGCCAGCGCCAGATGAAAGTGTGTGGCATTCATGCGCACCATGCCGGCCATGCACGAAATCACCTCAGGGAACACAGGCAGCCAACGGGAAAGCACCACTACCCAGCCGCCTATTTTGCCGGAAAGCTTCTTTCCTTTTTCGTAGTCCTTTTCACCCAGCAGCTTGATGGCGGCTTTCTCGCCCATGAGGCGGCACAGCCAGTAACCAAAGGAACCCGTGATAAAAGAACCTGCTGCGCTGATAAGCCCGCCAACCACCGACCCATAAATATAGCCCAGCGCAGACATAACAAGTGTGGCAGGTAGTGGGAGCAGTAAGTCGCCCATCAGCAGCACGATGCCCATGGCCCAGGCCCAGCTGCCATACTGGCTAAGCCAGCTAACAGAGCCTTCCATAGAGAAAGTCTCCATTAGCGGATCGCCCCAAATGAAGAAAGAGGTCAGCACAATGGCTGCCAAAGCAAGGAAAAGGTAGAGCAGACGCATAAACGAATGTATTCAGGAGGCGGAATTTAACCAACAGAGAGACGATTTAATACTGCCATTTTTTGAAAGAAACATTTAATTTTAAGTCTCCAAGAAAAGACAATTATGCCGAAGCCTACTCCCGAACCCATCGACCCTGCCAGAGTACCACAGCTTGCTGCCGAGCTTGTGAAGAAAGTGAAATTTCCTGTGCTGGCCACGATCGACAACGACCAGCCCAGGTTGCGGCCCGTGTCGCCAGTGCGAACCGATGGCTTTACGGTGTACGTGGCCAACCTGAAGAGCTACGGGAAAACAGCGGAGATTGCAGCCAATCCAAAAGTGGAGCTTTGCTATGTAGACGAAGAGCACAACCAGGTGCGCATTACGGGCGTGGCAGAGGTGGTCAATGAAAGGGCCTTGCTGGAAGACATCTGGAATAGCAACCGTCTGTTGCAGCACTACCTGGGCAGCGTTGATAATCCCCAGCTGATTGTGTACAGGGTGGTGCCCAAGAGGGTAAGGTTCATGCTGGAGTGGGCACTCGAGTATTATGAGGTGCCGCTGGCCTAGCGACTTGCCAGCGAAGGGTTAATATACTGGTGTTTCCGCCAACAATTCCCCCATTCAACACTTTTGCTTTGTGATCTTCATAGCCAGGTAGTAACTTATAGTACCTTCCATGTATTGGAAAGACTATAAACGCTCTAACTACTTAAACTATGGCACCAGCAAGAAAAATCAATCGGCGGGAGTTCGTCGGGTCGGCTGCTTTGGCGTCGATGGCATTTACCATTGTTCCGAGGCACGTTGTGGGAGGCACAGGCTATGTTGCTCCCAGCGACAAACTCAACCTGGCGTATATTGGGTGCGGCACCCAGGGGATGAGGGAAATGGTTGGTCTTATTGCCAACCCAAAGCTGCAAATCACCTCCGTTTGCGATCCCAACAAGCTAAGCACCAATTACATCGACTGGTCACCCTACGGCATCAGGAATAGCATCAGAAAGGCGCTGGGCGACGACTCATGGGGGGCCAATTTCAACGGGATCATGGGCGGCAGAGACATCGGCCATGATTTTGTCACAAAATATTATGCAAAAAATAAGCCTTCGGGAAAATACAAAGGCTGCCAGTCCTATGAAGACTTTCGTGAACTCCTGGAGAAGGAGTCGGGGATCGATGCTGTGAAGGTGATGACACCTGATCATTTGCACGCCACCGTGTCCATTGCAGCCATGAAAAAAGGCAAGCATGTGGTGATTCACAAACCCATTGCCAACCGGATGTACGAAACCAAACTGACGATAGACACGGCCAGGAAAACCGGCACAAGCACACACCTGCTGGCCTGGAGCAAGCGCAGTGGCAATGATGTGGTGAAAAAATGGATTGCTGACGGCGCCATCGGCAACCTGAAAGAAATCCATAACTGGTCGTACCGCCCGGTGTGGCAGCAATGGACGCAAAACCCTACGGAGACGCAGCCTGTGCCCGATGGCTTCAACTGGGACCTGTGGCTGGGCCCTGTACCCGATCGGCCTTACCATCCCAACTACACCCACTGCGTGTTCCGGGGCTGGTACGACTTCGGTGGCGGCAGTATAGCCGACATGGGCCACTACAGCTTGTGGCCGCTTTTCCTGACTTTGGGAGTAAAAACGCCTGCCTACAGTGCCGAAGCCTACGGCACCACCACCCGAACGACCGTGGATGGCGTCAGTAAGGGTGTCGTGAACGACGTTGCCTTCCCTTATTCGAGCATCGTCAGGTTTAAGTTTGCCAAACAAGATACACTTCCTGCCTTCGACCTGTTCTGGTACGATGGAGGCATGAAGCCTCATACGCCTGAAGAGCTGGAAGTGGATGGCAAAGACATGCCTCAGGAGGGTATGATGTTCGTGGGTGATAAGGGAAAGATTTTGGCAGAGTTCAGGTGTGAGAACCCAGTGCTGCTGCCCGAGTCAAGGATGAAGAGCTACCTGGCAGGAAAGCCTGCCCCTGAAGAGACCACAGTGAGAGGCGACGATGTTTGGATTGATGCCTTTCAAAGTAAAACGCAGTCGCCCGGAAGCTTCCTTTATGCAGGGGCTATTTCTGAAACGATCAACCTTGGGGCTGTGGCCCTGCGAGCAGGCAAACGGGTGGTGTATGACTCGGCGAAGATGGAAATTACGAATGATGCCGAAGCGAACAAGTTCCTGAGAAGGGAGTACCGGAAAGGATGGGAGTTATAGCCAAAGGATGGCTGACGTCGTGCCCACAACTTGTTGGTGGCACGACCTGCACCGACAAGACTAACCAAAAGAAGAATTAAACACCTACGATATGAACAGAAGAGATTTTATGGGAAAAACAGCGGCTGTTGGGGCCGCCTCCCTGATGGGGCCTGCTGCCTTTGCGGCCTCAAAAACGAAAACGTCAACCCCTATCATTATGAAAGATGACATTTCGCTTGCACAGTGGTCGCTGGTGGATGAGGTGAGGGAAGGAAAATGGAAGACCGTCGATTTTGCCAAAGTGGCCAGGGAAGACTTTGGTCTTAACGGGATAGAATATGTGAACACGCTCATGGAAGTGCCTCACGAAAACTACCTGAAACAGCTTAACAAGAATGCCGCCGACCACGGTGTAAAAAATGTGCTTATTATGGTGGATGCCGAAGGCGATGGAGCCTCCGATACCAAAGAGGGTCGTAAGCAGTTTGTGATCAATCATCGCAAGTGGATCGACATCGCTCAGTATCTTGGCTGTCATGCCATTCGCACCAACTGCAGAGGGCCGGAAGGAGCCAACAAAGACGAAGCGCTTAAATGGGCAGTGGAGTCGTACAATATGCTGCTGGAGTATGCCATGGAGGCAGGCGTCAAGGTGGTGATAGAAAACCATGGTGGCGTGTCGAACGACGGCGACTGGATGGTGAGGCTGATGCAGGAAGTGAACAACCTGTACTTTGGCACGTATCCTGACTGGCGCCGCCCGATGGATGACTTTGACAATGTAAGCTACCTGGAGAAGACGCTGCCTTATGCCCATGGTATGAGCTATCGCAACCAGCCCACGGAGGAGCTGACAGCCAAAATGATTAACATGGCTAAAAATTCAGGCTACAGTGGCTGGTATGGCATTGAGTCGAGCGGGCGAGCGGAAATCAAAAAAGGGAAAGAGCTGCTCAATAAGTACTTGTTCAGTAAAAAGTAAAACTTGGTGTGTAAAAAGCTTTCGGCTGGCTTGTGCCGGCCGAAAGCTTTCAAGCGCTTCACTATCGCTGATTCATGAAGGCAAAGCCCCATGTGAAGTTCAGGTAGAAGCCCGTGTAGGGCCTTGAACCTATTTCTGCTGTAAACACGCTGTTCATCAGTCGCTTGTACTCACCGTCATGCGGATCGAGGTACCACTGAAAGCCACCACGCCAGCCCACAAATTTGTCTTTTTTTAGCTCAGGAGCGATCGTTTCGTCGCTGAGGCTTCTTACCGGAAAGAGCATTACATCGATGAAATACCGGCCAAAGCCAGCGCCAATTCTATCAATATCGTCGTTGATTTTTGTCTTTACGTAAGCCTGAGAGGTTTTTTGCACGCCAATATAAGGCCCCACAAGCGACAGACTCCCAACCGCTGCTGCAGCCTCTATACCGTCGCTTTCTACCCCAAGGCCCCGGGTATAGATGCCACCCCGCACCCCATACTGGTCTTTGTAGTCCATGTCAGGGATTTTGAGGTATTTGGTTTCTTCAATGGTGTAGTTCTTGCCATTCTCGTACTTGCTGTCTGCAAAAGGATTGTAGCTCAGGATCACCGGCACTTCTTTTATTTTCGTTTTTGTTTTCAGGGGAAGGAAAACGCCGCCTTCCAGGTGATAGCCAAGACCTTTACCGTCTAACTGCCAAAGATCGATTTGGGCATCGCCTTCAAAAGTTAATTTATCAGAAATGCCCATGCGGGCATTGGCACCAACGAGTATGCTGACGTTAGCTCCGGAAAATTCCGAGCCAAATTCGGGTGCCACAAACTTGGTGTAGGCCTTTTCGGGGTCGTTTTCAAGAACGGTGTAAGAATAACTCTGTGCTTTGAGTTGGCTCAGCGTGACGACAACTGCGAATAAGGTAAGTGCTAATTTGCGCATAGGTTTTTTTTGCACAAATATCCTGCGTAGGGTCGTTCGGGGGTATCAGTGCTGTGTGGCAAATCGTATCAGGGGAGGAGGGTATTTGTGGGCTGTATCCAACTACATTAACCCTAACTCTACGGTTATTGCGAGGCTGTCTTATCACTTTTCAATTGTGTGCATGCGTTCATGGCAGTTGTGTTTCCCCGTCACGGTTTCCCCGTTACGGGCAATCTGCCAGATAAGGTACGATTCCCCAAGCGGCAGATTGCCACGGCACAACAATAATGTAGCACAATAAGTAATTGAGTTTGTGCCTCGCAATAACCGGTGAGTCGGGGGGTTGGTGCTTTGGGATTACTCGGCAGCCATGGGCTGTCCCCTGACAGCACACTTCATCATTCCCGTCTGTCGGGGGACAGACCAGGGTGCGGTAAAGAAAGGGTCTGTTAAAAAGTAAAGAGGGCGCTCTTGTGCTGGCGAATAGAGCGACCTCTTTACTCGTTACCCTTTCTCCTCTACCTTCCCATCAGCATGAATGGCGAACCTGCCCTTTTCTCTCGCATGCACATGCTCGTGGTTGGGCCATGGCCAGCCGCCAAACTGCGTGCGCTGATACTCTCGTACCCGTGTGCTGTCCCCTGACAGCACACTTCATCATTGCCGTCTGTCGGGGGACAGACCAGGGTGCGGTAAAGAAAGGGTCTGTTAAAAAGTAAAGAGGGCGCTCTTGTGCTGGCGGATAGAACGACCTCTTTACTCGTTACCCTTTCTCCTCTACCTTCCCATCAGCATGAATGGCGAACCTGCCCTTTTCTCTCGCATGCACGTGCTCGTGGTTGGGCCAGGGCCAGCCGCCAAACTGCGTGCGCTGATACTCCCGTACCCGTGTGCTGTCCCCTGACAGCACACTTCATCATTCCCGTCTGTCGGGGGACAGACCAGGGTGCGGTAAAGAAAGGGTTTGTTAAAAAGTAAAGAGGGCGCTCTTGTGCTGGCGGATAGAGCGACCTCTTTACCCGTTACCCTTTCTCCTCCACCTTCCCATCAGCATGGATAGCAAACCTGCCCTTTTCTCTCGCATGCACGTGCTCGTGGTTGGGCCAGGGCCAGCCGCCAAACTGCGTGCGCTGGTACTCCTGCATCGCCTGCTGAATCTCCGCCTGGTTGTTCATCACAAACGGGCCGTACTGCGCCACGGGCTCCCCAATCGGCTTGCCTTGCAGCATCAGGAGAAAGCCGGGCTCCTTGCCGTTCGTCAGCACCGCTTCCTGATCGGCTTGCAGCTCCACAGCTTTGTAGGCATTGATGCTTTGGTCTTCCACCTGTAGCAGCTCGCCTTTGTAGAAGTAAATCGACCTTTTGGCTCCCTTCGAAGCTTTAGGCAGCGTAAACGTAGCGCCCGGCTCCATGTTGATTGTCCAGATGGCAACGTCATGGTCGGCATCATTGGCCCAGGAATGGGGTGGGGGAGTAGGGGCTGTTTTGTCGCCCAGTTTCCCGGCAACGATCATTACCTCTGTGGTCTTGCCATTAACATCTTTCACCACTTCCCGGGGAATGGTTTCATTCCAAAGCATGCCAAAGTGGGGAGGCACCAGCTTGTGCTTTTGCGGCAGGTTGAGCCAAATCTGGAACAGCTCCAGGGGGTTGTCTTTTTCCTTGCTCAGCAGCGGAAACATTTCCGAATGTTGTACGCCTTTTCCGGCGGTCATCCACTGCACGTCGCCATTGCCAAAGCGGGCGGCAGCGCCCAGCGAGTCGGAATGGTCGATCAGGCCTTTGGTGGCGATGGTCACCGTTTCAAAGCCACGGTGCGGGTGGGCCGGGAAGCCAGGTACTTTTGAGCCGTGGTACATCCTCCAGCCGTCTTTGATGGTGAAGTCGTTGCCAATGGCCCTGCCGGAAAGGGAGGCATCCGGGCCCATTTGGTCGTTGCCTTTAGGGTAGGCATCGGCATGGTGCACACAGAAGAGGAAAGGGTCCTGGGTTTCCCAGGGGAAGCCCAGTGGTTTTATTTTGATAATGGCTGACATATTGTGTTCCTTTCAGTTATTTATATGTATATACATACAACTAACGAGTCAAGTCAAAATTAGTTTTGATGGACAAGGTAAAAAAATAGTTGTTGTGTACCGGTTTGCCGGGTAGGATGGAGACACAGAAATGAGCCGGTATGAACTGTTCCCCATTTGGCTCGATTTGGGTGTCTTAATGACTGAAGGCCATCAGGCGGTTTTCCGGCTACATGGCCAATCTTCCAAAAATATCTCCGAAACTGCTGGTAAATTACGCAGCATTTGACTAGTCTTATTTCCATAATTTTTTGTTCTCCGGCGGCATCATCTCTTTTTGGCGGATTTTTCAACAACCAGCGGTTTTGTCATAGCCGACTTTCTTTTTACCTGTGAACGCTTTGTAGTAGGGGGAGGGCATACAGCCCGGGGCAGTTAGCACCGAAAAAATGGGTAATCAACCGGCAAATATTCATCAATTTGACCAGATCTCAACCGATGACTATATGGAATATAAATGCTAGTGCCGGGGCTGACTGGTGTTTATACAATCGTTACGCACAATTTAAACAGAGTATAATGGCAAAAAGAACAATTGCGACAAAAAGCGAGAACAATAACCCGACTGTCCTTGTAGTTGGACGTGAATATTTTAAAGAAGAGCTCGGCAAAAGAATAGTCATTGGAGAAGAAATTCATAACAGACAAATTCAGACAAATAGACAATTTGAACAAGCGAGACAGGACTACTATGACTGGAATGATTTCAATTCCGAATTCTTGAAACAGTCTTTTAACAATCCTAATAATGAATACAAAAGCAGTTATGACAATGTAAATCAGAAATTCATTTACGTTTCCCAATCACCAGCGGAAGAATTACAAGAATTTATTGAAGACGTAAAAAATAAGGTAAACAATTTACGTCAACTCGTGGCTAAGACATCGCTTATAAAAACAGAAATAAATGAACCTATAATTGCAAAGACATCATCTGCTGCAAGTAATAAAGTATTTATTGTTCACGGACATAACAATGAGGTAAAAGTTAACATTGCGAGGACGGTAGAAAAGCTTGGACTTGAGGCAATAATTTTACATGAGCAAGCCAACTCTGGAAAAACAATTATTGAAAAGTTTGAAGAACATTCTGAGGTTGCATTTGCAATTGTTTTATTAACTGATGACGATTTCGGCAAAAGCAAAAAAGCTGACAGTTTGAATAATCGAGCAAGACAAAATGTAATTCTTGAATTAGGCTATTTCATCGGCAAACTGTCCAGGAATAAAGTTTGCCCCCTGTATGTTCCTGGAGTTGAGTTACCCAGTGACCTACATGGACTACTATACATTGAACTTGATGCAGAAGAAAGTTGGAAGTTTAAGTTGGCAAAAGAATTAAAGGCATCTGGTCTTGACGTGGACGTAAATAAAATCCTATAGCATGTTAAACGAAATAATTGAAGGTCTTAGTAATATTCTAGGACCAATCGCAACAGCGACAAAAGAACGTTCTCAAATGAAAGACGAGGCTTTGAGAGCAATTAGTCATGCTCTCAATGAAACGTATCTTTATTACAGAGATATCGAGCACGGACATTTACCAAATAGAGATAAAGAGGCTATGCTTGTTAAATACTGGTCTGCTGCGGCAATTAGCCTTAGACACTTTGACCAAGGACTTGCAAATATTTGTGATAACAAGGCTGAATATTGGGTAAATCCTGACAATTATAATTCAGCGGACATAGAAAATCTTGGTATCGGTTTGGACAGCGTTAGACAAGCATATCGTAAAATGCTCAAGCCTGACTACAAATCTTTTGGAAGAAGATAAACTGTGCCTAACACGGGCTTTGCGTTAGTGGGCGTACAGTGCGAATAGAAACATTTGAGCAAGCAATAAACTTTGGTGCTGGCAGACAGTTTACGGTTTAGAAAGCCCACCAACGCAAAGCCCGAAACCGTTAATGGCAAGGCAAAGCCAACACAAAAGCAAACAAAACCAAGAACAAGTGATAAGTTTTCAGAATCGTGAAGAATAGAAATCTGGGAAATGGTTGACAAAAAAATCACTACACTTATTGGTAAAGCCATAAGGGAAGGAAAATACCTGAACATTACCT contains:
- a CDS encoding TIM barrel protein, which encodes MNRRDFMGKTAAVGAASLMGPAAFAASKTKTSTPIIMKDDISLAQWSLVDEVREGKWKTVDFAKVAREDFGLNGIEYVNTLMEVPHENYLKQLNKNAADHGVKNVLIMVDAEGDGASDTKEGRKQFVINHRKWIDIAQYLGCHAIRTNCRGPEGANKDEALKWAVESYNMLLEYAMEAGVKVVIENHGGVSNDGDWMVRLMQEVNNLYFGTYPDWRRPMDDFDNVSYLEKTLPYAHGMSYRNQPTEELTAKMINMAKNSGYSGWYGIESSGRAEIKKGKELLNKYLFSKK
- a CDS encoding pirin family protein; this encodes MSAIIKIKPLGFPWETQDPFLFCVHHADAYPKGNDQMGPDASLSGRAIGNDFTIKDGWRMYHGSKVPGFPAHPHRGFETVTIATKGLIDHSDSLGAAARFGNGDVQWMTAGKGVQHSEMFPLLSKEKDNPLELFQIWLNLPQKHKLVPPHFGMLWNETIPREVVKDVNGKTTEVMIVAGKLGDKTAPTPPPHSWANDADHDVAIWTINMEPGATFTLPKASKGAKRSIYFYKGELLQVEDQSINAYKAVELQADQEAVLTNGKEPGFLLMLQGKPIGEPVAQYGPFVMNNQAEIQQAMQEYQRTQFGGWPWPNHEHVHAREKGRFAIHADGKVEEKG
- a CDS encoding nucleotide-binding protein — its product is MAKRTIATKSENNNPTVLVVGREYFKEELGKRIVIGEEIHNRQIQTNRQFEQARQDYYDWNDFNSEFLKQSFNNPNNEYKSSYDNVNQKFIYVSQSPAEELQEFIEDVKNKVNNLRQLVAKTSLIKTEINEPIIAKTSSAASNKVFIVHGHNNEVKVNIARTVEKLGLEAIILHEQANSGKTIIEKFEEHSEVAFAIVLLTDDDFGKSKKADSLNNRARQNVILELGYFIGKLSRNKVCPLYVPGVELPSDLHGLLYIELDAEESWKFKLAKELKASGLDVDVNKIL